The nucleotide window ACGGCTTCAAGGTTCTGAGGTGGAATCTAGCGTACTGGGCCGTCGGTATGGGCGTTGCTTTCCTACTTTACAATATCACCTGAAGAAATCCCGGGGCGGCCTGGGTAATTATTTTTACCCACATATCGTTTAGATATTCATCGAAAAGATTAAAAGCGTGCAATCGAAGGAAGGGCGTAGAGATAAGGGGTGGTAAAGATGGAGGGGATTTTCCAGAACGAGATTATAAAGCAGATTCTCGCTAAGTATAGGCGTATCTGGGCTATAGGGCATGCTCAGAGCGTCCTTGGCTGGGACATGGAGGTCAACATGCCAAAGGAAGGCATCCTAGAGCGCTCGGTAGCTCAAGGAGAGCTTTCCGTTCTCAGCCAAGAGTTCCTTCTAAAGCCGGACTTCGTCGAGCTTGTCGAGAAAGCGAAGGGAATCGAAGACCTCAACGAGTACGAGCGCGGAATTGTTAGGGTCCTAGACCGCTCCATAAGGATAAGCAAGGCCTTCCCACCCGAATTCCTCAGGGAGAGGAGCGAGGTAACGAGCCAAGCGACGAAGGCCTGGGAAGAGGCCAAGAAAGACGATGACTACTCCAAGTTCGAGCCCTGGCTCGACAAAATCATCGATCTCGCTAAAAGGGCCGCCGAGTACCTTGGCTACGAGAAGGAGCCCTATGACGCCTTACTTGACCTCTTCGAGGAGGGCCTAACAACCAGGGAAGTTGAGAGAATGTTCGAGAAGCTTGAGAAGGATCTCAAACCGCTCCTCGAAAAGATAATGGAGGAGGGCAAAGTTCCACAAAGTCATATACTTGAGAAGGAGAAGTATGAGAGGGAGCAGATGGAGAGGGTAAACATTTGGATTCTCCAGAAGTTTGGCTTCCCACTGGGAGTTAGGGCAAGGCTCGATGTTTCGGCACATCCCTTCACAACCGAGTTTGGTATAAGAGATGTTAGGATAACCACCAGATACGAAGGCTACGACTTCAGGAGAACTATTTTGAGCACGGTCCACGAGTTCGGTCATGCACTCTACGAGCTCCAGCAAGATGACAGGTTCATGTTCAGCCCAATAGCGGGCGGAGTTTCCTTAGGAGTTCACGAGAGCCAGAGCCGCTTCTGGGAGAACATCATTGGAAGGAGCAGAGAGTTTGCCGAGCTGATATATCCAATCCTCAAGGAGAACCTGCCCTTCATGTCTGGTTATACTCCAGAGGACGTCTACCTTTACTTCAACATTGTCAGGCCCGACTACATAAGGACTGAGGCGGATGTCGTCACCTACAACTTCCACATCCTGCTTCGCTTCAAGCTTGAGAGGATTATGGTCAGCGAGGAAGTTAAGGCAAAGGATCTGCCGGAGCTCTGGAACGAGGAGATGGAGAGGCTTTTGGGCATAAGGCCGAAGACTTACAGGGAGGGCATCCTCCAGGACATCCACTGGGCCCACGGAACAATAGGTTACTTCCCAACCTACAGCATAGGAACCCTCCTCGCGGCCCAGCTCTACTACCACGTAAAGAGGGATATTCCAGACTTCGAGGAGAGGATTGCGAAGGGCGATTTCGAACCCATAAAGGCCTGGTTGCGCGAGAGGATACACCGCTGGGGCTCAATCTACTCGCCTAAGGAGCTCATAAAGAAGGCCATCGGCGAAGACCTAAATCCGGAATACTTCGTGAAGTGGGTGAAGGAGAGGTATCTGTGACTTCTCCTATTTTTTTGCTAGGGCACAATTGCATGGGCAAAGGAATGTCTTAATCGTTATCCTGAGAGGGAGGATAAAGTTATTGAAAGTACATTGAACTGGGTTCAGGGATATTACAAAGCGCTTACAGGTAAGAACATGCCCCAGGAAATCTTGAGAGTGATAGAAGAGAGACTTTGCAAAGCCTATATTTACGTTTTCTTTACTGCTTCCATGCTCCAATGATACTCCGGATGGTTTCTTGGAACTCTTTTTCACCGGGCTTGTCTGGGAACACCTACTCTATTACCCTATTCAAGTTCATATCTGTAATGCGTGGGTATTCTTTCGAGTGCCGCCCCGATGTGTACTCCAAAAGCTGTTTTAGATCGTTCTGTGTAATCTCAACCTTTGCGTCTATTAGAACTGCTCTATTAGGTGGATTTTTGAGGATATCCCTCCTTGAGTAGTACTCTCCCCTGAAAATCATGATGTCAGGTTTCACATGGATTCTTTTGGAAGAACGCATCGATGCAAGAACTTTCATAGCTTTCGCAGAACTTCTGGGTAGTTTTACTCCAATAATTTCTCAGCCTCTTCGTACTCGCCGTTTGCTATTCTCTTTGTGACCTCGTCAATTATTGGCCAGAAATAGTCCCACACTACCTCAGTCCAGTCTTTTATTGAGAACTGGTGCCACACAGTAAGTGGTAGATTTAAATTGCTTCTTACTAGTGTTGACAGGTCCTTGTGCGTTATCCAAAGTGTTCTCTTCTCTGGAGCTTTTGTGAGTTTCCCTCACTATAAGATGTTCGTTTTCTAACTTGATGGTCATTTAGCTCCCCGTCTTGGGTTAAAGCATAATAGTTTTTAATGTTTTTATGTTGGGGGCAATGCTTAAATATGATGCATGTGTTCAGTGTATTGGTGCTTGCTATGGCGAAAACCATAACGATTTCAGATGATGTTTACAGAGAGCTTGTGAGGATTAAAGGAGACAAGTCGTTCTCGGAAATTCTGAGGGAGCTGCTGAAGGAGAGAAAGGGAAATTCTCACGTTCTTCTCAGGATATTCGGAATACTCAATGAGAAGGAATACAAAGAAGTTAAGAAAAAATTGAAAGAGCTTGAGGAGGAGTTTGAGAAATGGGGGCAGTCCTTGATACAAATGTGATAATTGAAGTTGCACGAGGAAACGAGACTGTCCTTAGGGATGTTCTTTCCATTGACAGCACGTTTTATATAACTTCAGTGACGAAGTTCGAAATTCTTATCGGTATTCCAAGAAAGAAAGAGCTCCTATGGTTCAACATTCTTGAGGAGTTGCCCTTCGAGGGGCGAGCCGCTGAAATCGCGGCCTACCTCCACAAAAAGCTTAAAGAAATGGGCAATATGCTCAGCCTCAGGGACTTGTTCATAGCGGCAATATGCCTCGTCAACGATATTCCGCTCGTAACTCTCGATGAAGACTTCAAAATATTGAGAGATTTTGGGCTTGAGGTTCACATAATTAGGAGGCAATAAGCCACCCTCAACGGACAGCGTCATTTATCTTCCTCTATCGGCTCCACCTCTATCGCGACAACGCCATACTTCTTCTCCCTCTCCTCGTCGTAGAACTGCCTGTAAACCCTGACGCCCTCCTCTATGCTATCAACCCCAGGCAAAACGTTTTCCAAACCCTCCTTCTCCAGCATCTCCCTGAATGAGGAGTAAACGCGTAGGGCCTTCACCCTGACTTTCAACTTCCCACCCTCGAAGGAAATTATGTCGCCCGGCTTTATTTGCCGTCTCTTCTCGTCGTATAGCCTTCCTTCAATCTTCTTCTTCCCGGTCCTTATCAGCTCTATATACTCCTCCTGGAGCCCCATTTCCCACTCCATGCTCACCACCTCATAGCAGTGCCCTCACGATGCTTGGGCTTATCCTTATAAGCTTCGCCAGGAGCCTAGGCCTCCTAAGTATAGCCTTAGCGGTCTTTAGGTGGTCGTCGAAGTCCGCCTGTGCCTCTATTATGGCCCTCGCCTCTTCGCTCCCGAGTACGTCGAAGATTTCCTCGATAGCGTCCTGGGAAAGCCTGCGGAATAACCTCCTAAACCTCAGACCGAAGGATATCTGGCGCCTTATCCAGGAGCAGGCCTTCTCGTAGGCGTCAAGGTTATCCTCGAGGAGGGCATTCTTTAAGGCGTGGGCGCAGACCATTCCAAAGACTATGCCGCCCGCCGTCGTCGGCTTAATCTGGAGGGCGGCATCCCCTATGAGGGCCACATTTCCCCTTACCCAAGGCCGTCTAGTTCCAAAGCCCACGACACCGCTTTTAAACTCCACGACGGCCTCCGGCTTTAGCATGCGAACCTTCAAGAACCGGGCGAGGGCATCGACGCTACCAAAGGTGCCCACCCTGGCTAGGCCCTCATTCACCGGCGCAACCCAGAAGAAGAAGTCGGGATTCATATCTTTGTTCACCCAGACCTCCACGAAGTCCTTCCTCGAGAAGTCCCCAACGACCTCGACCTCAAAGCCAGTGAGGAACTCGGCCCTAGTTCTGGCCCCAATGGCCTTAGCCACAGCGCTGTTCACGCCGTCCGCCCCAATATAAAAGGTGGCCTCAACCTCGAACTCCTTTCCAAGGTGCTGAAGAACGGCCCTGCCGTTCCTGAAGCCGATGAACGTCGTCGCCATGTAGTATTCCGCCCCCCTCCTTATGGCCTTCTCCGCTAATGTCTTCTCAAGGATCTTCCTGTCAACGAGATAGGCCTGAGGAGCCTTTCTCTCGACCTCAAAGCTCCTTATCCTGGAGTAGAAGACCGCACCCCTGAACTTGTTCAAAATGGCGTCTTTCGGGAGCCCCAGCCTCTCAAAACTTTCGGCCCCAATTATGCCGGTGCAAGCCTTTCCCCCAAAAGAACCCTTTTTCTCGACGACTGCGACCCTGAAATCGCCGGCGAGCAGGTAGGCGAGGTAGTTCCCAACGGGCCCACCACCTATTATGAGCACGTCGTACTTCATATTATCTCCCCACCGTTTTGAGTGGATTTTTAAAATCTAAAAACCTAACCTCCCGGGGTGATGGCATGAAGGTCCTGCTTACAGGTTTCGAGCCGTTTGGCGGTGAGAGTATAAACCCCTCTTGGGAAGCTGTGAAAAAAGTAGAAGTCGAGGGAGTTGAGCTCGTTAAAAGGAAGCTTCCCGTAAGCTTCAAGCGGGTAAGGGGGGAACTACCCGCCATAATCCTCGAAGAGAGGCCAGATGTTGTAATACTAACTGGACTCGCGGGAGGCAGGCCCAACATCACCGTGGAGCGCGTGGCCATAAACGTCATGGACGCGAGGATGGATGACAATGATGGTTACAAGCCCGAGGACGAGCCCGTGGTAGAGGGCGGGCCCGATGCCTACTTCTCGACCCTGCCCATTAAGGCCATCATAAAGGCCCACAGGAATGCCGGAATCCCTTCGGCGGTCTCAAACACAGCCGGCACATACGTCTGCAACACCGCCATGTACGTCGCCCTCCATACCGTCAAGACGCACGGCTTGGACACCATAGCGGGGTTCATCCATGTTCCCTACATTCCGGAGCAGGTGCTCGAGAAGGGAGCACCCTCCATGCCCCTCGATATGATTGTCAAAGCTATCGAAATAGCCGTGCGGGTCAGCGTGGAGCACAAATTATATAGGCCGGAGAGGTGAATGATACAGAGGTGTTCAGCTGTGAAGAGGATCCTGATATTTTTCCTGCTCCTGTTCCTCATTCCGGCCGTCTCCGCCCAGTACGCTGTCTTCGATGTTGAGGGTGAGATCTGGGTTTTAGCGGGCGACCTCCACGAGGGTTCAGTCCTCCTCAAGAACGACCTGTCCGTTAACTTTGACTATGTCATCATAAGGAAGCACTCGATTCTCGATTCTGAGGGCAAAGAGGTTGAAGGCATCTACGTTACCTTCAGAAGGACGAGGTTCGGAGCGTGGGGAACGGGAGAAGCCAAGGAGCTGGAGTACATCGCCTTCGCGGAGGCCGACGTTCCCCCGGGCACCTACACCGTTAGCTTAACCCTGTGGGGTTTCGTCGGCGGCAAGATCTACGTGATAAAAGCAAATATTCCCCTTGTTGTCTCCGACAAGTCCCTGGTCTTCCACGAGGCCACTTCCTACATCGAGGAGAGGCCCTTCTCCGACGTCGCCCTCAACGGCGAGAGTATAGTGGTCTACTCCCACGTCACGAACCTTAAGAGCTCTAACGTTACCCTTAGGGCCAAAGCATATCTGGTTGGTTTTCAAGGGGTAGTCTTGAAAGAGGAAAGGGTTCTGAGCCTCGAGCCAGGAGACAATCTGATACGCTTTGAGCTTAGAATCCCCTACGACCTGCCTGCAGGTGAATACGAGCTCGTTTATGAGCTGAGGTATGAGAAGGGTGAGTATAGGTATTCGAAAAAATACTGGGTGGAGTTCGGTGTTAGCGTTGAGGGATTTTCGGTAGAGAGCACATCTACCTTCGAAGGTGAGGAGAACGTAGGATACGTCACGGTGATTTCCGAAAGGACGATAAAAGTTAACGTAACCGTGGAGGTTTATGGAGAAGACGGGAGCAATGTGTGGAGCGAGAGAAAGGAATATCTGCTCGTCGAGGGGCCTAACATGATAAAGGTCTCTCTTCCCACGTCTTCTCCAGGAAAGAACACCGTGAAAGTTGAGGTGAGCTATGGGAACGTTAATCTAGGGTCGGCTACCGGATGGTACACCGTTATAGCTTATCCGAGGATAGAGAATGTTGAGTTCGACGAGAAAGGACCCCAGCTAATAGTCACCGTGGAGAACAGGAATAACGCCGAGGTTGCCGCCCTTCTGAGCTATAGACTCTCATGGGAAAACGGCAGAATCTACAAGGAAACGGAGGAGGTAAGAATACCGCCAGGAGAGAGCCTATTAGTTATCCCCCTGCCAAAGGAGCCCGGAAACGTAACTTACGAGCTTTCCCTTGATGCCCTTGGAAAGACCATAGAGGTCAAGGGAACCATAGAGATAACTCCCGAGACCCCTACACCCACTCCTACGAAGAGCGAAACCGAAACCAGGAGCAAGGTGCCTGGAACAAACACAACCGTCACGGAGACCGTTGAAGGGGAGAAGGGAGGATATGAATACCTGATACTCCTCGCCTTTGTGATACTTGCCGCGATAGTTGTTCTCCTCATGGGAAGGGGGGGCAGAGGAAAGAAAAGAAGACAGAGGCCGAGGCCCAAGAGGTCGTCACCTCTGGGCAGGTTCAAGCCCCCAAAGCCCCCCAAGTCCGTGGAGAGGAGGGAGCTCCCTAGGAGGAGGTGAGCCTTGGAGAGGGCCACAAGAATAATAGAGGTCGAAGTGGCAAGGATAAACTCCCATCTTCCGAGGGCCAGAAAAACGCTTGCCCAGCTACTCTCTGAGGAAGAGCCTTCAATAACTCTCAAGGATGGAAGCAAGCACTATTTCAGGCGAGAAGAGCTTCAGTTCATAGCGTCCCTCCTCGACGAGGGCGAGAGGGAAACGCTCAGGCTCCCCATAATCCTTGAGATAAGCACCGTCACAAGGGAGCACTTCAGGGTCAGGGGAAGGACTGAGGTGAAGGTCATACAGAATGTTCTCGGCATCGAAGAGGACCTTGAGGAGAGATCCGTCCTCGAACTCCCCCGCTACCTGCTAGCCAAAGTTAGGAGAGCCCTCCCGACGACCACAACTTACGCCTTCATACTGGAGTGATGGAAAATGGAGGAGACCCTCCTCAGATACTACGCTCTCACCGTCCCCCATGTGACGATTTTTGTCGGGACCCTCTTCGGCCTCCTCCTGATTATGGGGGTTGACATAAGGTTAGCCGCCGGAATATTCTCCCTCCTCTACGGACTCATGCTCACGATAATTGCCCTAATTGTCAGGGAGCACTTCGGGGGCCTTTGGCTTTACAAGATATCTCTCGCTTCCTTCCTCTTACTCACGGCCTTTGGAGCTATAATCGTCCTCAAGTATTTGCCATTTTAATGTCAATTTTCCCTGCTTGATCACCACAAATCAACTTATTTTTGTCAAAAAGTCCGCCCGGCGGCTTCCCTTTTGTCATTGGTTCAAAGTTCAGTTCAAAAAGTTTAAATTTCACATTTGTTCACAGTTGCGTTGTGAAATTGAACTAATGTTCATTAAGGGGGGCTATATGATGAACAGTCTCAAAGCGATTGAAAGCGGCTTCGGAAGGAAGGTCAGGTTCGTCCAGCTGATATTCGTGGACATAAACGGTGTCCCCAAGGGCATGGAGATTCCAGCAGCGAGATACGAGGAGGCCATAGAGGACGGCATATCCTTCGACGGCTCTTCAATCCCTGGCTTCCAGGGAATAGAGGATAGCGACCTCATATTCAAGGCCGACCCGAGCACCTACGCCGAAGTTCCCTGGGAGGGCATCGCGAGGGTTTACGGTTACATATACAAAGACGGAAAGCCCTACGCCGCGGATCCTAGGGGCGTCCTGAAGAAGGTTATTGATGAGCTCGCCAAAGAGGGACTCACCGCCTACATAGGGCCGGAGCCTGAGTTCTACCTCCTCCGGAGGAACGGGTCCTGGGAGCTTCACCTTCCCGATGGAGGCGGCTACTTTGACATTCTCTCCCTCGACAGGGCAAGGGAAATAAAGAGGGAAATCGCAGAGTACATGCCCGCCTTTGGCCTGATACCAGAGGTTCTGCACCACGAGGTCGGAAACGCTCAGCATGAAATAGACTTCCGCTACGACGAGGCCCTGAGAACAGCCGACAACATCATCAGCTTCAAGTACGTTGTGAAAGCCGTCGCCGAGAGGCACGGCCTCTACGCGACTTTCATGCCAAAGCCACTCCACGGAATGCCCGGGAACGGAATGCACCTCCACATAAGCCTCTGGAAAGAGGGAGAGAATCTTTTCATTGGCGAAGATGGCCTCAGCGATACTGCCTTATATTTCATAGGCGGCCTGCTTAAGCACGCCAAGGCCCTAACTGCAGTGACAAACCCGACGGTGAACAGCTACAAGAGACTTGTCCCCGGCTATGAAGCACCAGTTTACGTGAGCTGGGGCTACAGGAACAGGAGCGCCCTAATAAGGGTGCCGGCCTTCTGGGGCAATGGAGCAAGGATAGAGTATCGGTGCCCAGATCCGAGCGCCAACCCCTACTTCGCCTTCGCGGCCATTCTCATGGCCGGCCTTGATGGAATACGACACAAGGTTGAGCCCTCGGCCTACGTCGAGGAGAACCTCTATGAGATAAGCGATGATAGAAGGAAAAGGCTCGGCATTGAAACCCTGCCTGAAAGCCTCGGCGAGGCCCTCGAGGCCCTAAAGAATGATAAAATCGTCAGGAAGGCCCTTGGAGGAGCCTACGAGAACTTCGTGAGGTACAAGGAGAGGGAGTGGGAGGAGTACCTTGCCTATCTAGAGGCCAACCACCTGCCCAAAGACACGAAGAGGGTGACGGAGTGGGAGCTGGAAAGATACTTCCACGTCTAAAACTCCAAGGCCCACCTCGTGGCATTAGGTATCTTTTCCGCAACATCCAAGGCCGTGAAGTTCTCCCCCTTCTCTTCCTTCACCATGTCACCCGCAAGGCCATTGAGGAAAGCTCCAACGGAAGCCGCCCTTAGCGGCTCGTTGCCTAACGCCAAGAGAGCCCCGACGATACCCGCAAGGACGTCGCCGGTTCCCCCTGTCGTCATCCCCCTGTTGCCGGTTTTGTTATATTTCCACGTTTTTCCGTCGCTTATGACATCGTAGGAGCCTTTGAGCAGTATCACGCCACCGATCTCTTTAGCCTTCTTCATAACTGTGGCGGCCCTCTCCTTCAGGCCCGCCGGTGGAAGTTCACCAAAGAGCATCCTGAACTCACCGGCATGGGGAGTTAGAACGAACCTCTTCCCCCTTAGGGCGTCCAAATCCCCAGCTATAGCCTTCAGAGCGTCGGCATCAATAACCATAGGCCTTCCACAGCGCCTAATGAATTCTCGGACAAAGGCCTTCGTATTCTCGTCGACGCCAATGCCGGGCCCTATGACCACTGCATCGACCTTTTCCGCAATGGTCAGAACGTTCTCAAGATGCTTCAGGGCAAAGTTGCTCCCTTCAACGGGCCTCAGGATTAGATTGGGGTCCCCTATGCGCCGGGCCGAGTACTCAGGCATGGTTAGGAAGACCAGGTCCACCAGATAGGAGGCGGCCTTGGCCGCTAAGTAGGGGGCACCGAAATAATCCTCACTACCGCCGATTATCAGGAGCCTTCCGTTCTGTCCCTTGTGTTCGCCCTTCTTTCTCAGGGCAAACTTGGCATCACCAGGCCCAACGATATTGTAGAGCTCCTTCGGATAGCCAATTTTAACGACCACCCTCTCAAACCCCTCATACTCATCCTTGTCCCACTGGAACGTGACGGCAAAATCCGCCTTGACGCGAACGGTTGATGGGTAGCCACTTGGCAGGTCTATACTCACTATCTTGGCCCTTCCGGCGTATTCGTTTATCTTCTCTATCGCGCTCCTTATCGGCTCTCTTGGCTCGCCCTTCGTGCCAGCACCGAGTAGGGCATCAACTATGACGTCGAAGCCGGAGAGATCGAGCTCCTTGATGTGAGCCGAATCCTTGAGAACCCTTATCTTCACAAAGTCCAGTCTTTTGAGGATCTCCCAATTGTGCTTTGCCTCTTCGCTCCTTATCTTAGCCTCATCACCGACGAGGAAGAGCGTGACGTCGTTCTCGAAGCTGAGGTGTCTGGCAGCAACAAAGCCGTCGCCGCCGTTGTTGCCAGTTGCAGAGAAGACGGCTATCCTGAGGCCCCTTCCAAAGCGCTCCTCTATAACCCTTGCCACTCCCGCGCCTGCATTCTCCATGAGCTGGTGAGGAGTTATGCCAAGCCACCTAGCGTTGATGTCCCAGATATATACGTCCTCGATTCTCATGGGCACCACCAGTGGAAACTCCGTCTTTGATAATAAAAAGGTAACACAGAACTACTCCTCCCTGAAAATCCCCTCCCGAAAAGCCAGCATTCCAGAGAGGACAGCCCACGTGAGCAGGGCGACGAGGGAGAGATTCCAGTAAGGCAGGGGCTCGTAGAGCGACCTTATTAGATAAGCGGAGGCGCTCGTGGGGAGCAGTAGTAGAGGCTTTTGGAGAACGCTCGGCAGGACCTCGACGGGATAGTAAACGGGCAGGAAGACCGTGAGGAGCGTTAGCGCTATGTTTGAGGCGCGCATAATAACGATGGGCTCCTTCAGCTTCACCCCCAGGTAAAGGCCTACGAAGACGCTCCAGAGCCATAGCAGGGCAAGAGCCGCGAGAAGCGAGAGAACCTTGGGGAATGACAGACCTTCGAGGTAAGCCAGGGATAGAACGAGCAGAACCAGGTAAGGCAGCGCGGGAAGGCTCATTCCAATGGAGATGCCGAGTCCTAGCTTGAGTGGATGCACTGGGAGGGTTATGAGAATGTCGTAGAACTTCGAGCGGGTTTTAAGACCGGCCAACTCTATGGCCAGGTCAGTTATTCCGACGCCGGCGATAAAGCTCACCATCGCACCGATTAGAGCATTCGGAAGGAGCCGTCCACCGCTGATGACTGTCAAGAGGAAGATAAACGAGAGCGGCTGAATCGCGAAGCTGAGGAGAGAGGAGCGGTTTTTAGTTAAGGCCCTCGCATAGTATTCCAGCATGCTAATCATGCTCCCACCCCATCAGGAAGAGATCCTCGATTGTGAGCTCCTCCACCCTGAAGGGAACGCCCTTATCGAGGAGAAGGCCTTCAAGCTCCCTCAGCTCGGTCTCGCTCGCGGGGTAGACGAAGGTGTACCTCCCGGCGCGCTTTGATGTGAAACCCTCTAGCTCAAAGCTCTCAAAGAGCACCACCTTCTTTCTGAAGTGCGGAAGGTAGAGCCTGGCTATCTCCTCCGGCTTCCCCTTCAGGAGAACCCTCCTCCTGAGGAGCATCACCTCATCGCATACCCTGGAGATCTCGTCCACGTAGTGGCTTGTTAGAAAAATCGTGGCGTTTTCGGACTTCTCCCTCAGAACGTCCCAGAGCTCGAATCTCGCAGAGGGGTCGAGGCCAACCGTCGGCTCATCCAGAAAGTAGAGCTCAGCGTCGTAGGCCAGAACCATCGCGAGAAGGGCCTTTCTAACCATCCCACTCGAGAGCTCGACGATCGGCCTGTCCGCGTAATAGAGGTTAAGCTTTTCCACCCACTCGCTGGCCTTTCCCTTCGCTTTGCTCCTCGGAAGGCCGCGCATTCTGAGGTAGTGGTAGATATACTCCCTCGGCGTGAGGGTGTAGAAGTGCGCTCTGACCTCTTGGGGCAGGAGGGCGATTCTCCTTTTGATTTCCATTGGCTCCTTTAAAACGTCAAAGCCAAGAACCCTCGCCGTTCCAGAGGTGGGCTTCAGCTGGGTGGTTAAGATTTTTATGAGCGTCGTCTTCCCGGCACCGTTGGGGCCTATGAGGCCTACTATGTCCCCATCTACCTCGAAGGTAACGTCTTCGAGGGCTGTCACGCTTCCAAACCGCTTAGTTAGACCGTAAACTTCCACCGTCGGCATGACACACCCTTAGAGTATGCGAGAACTTATAAGCCTGATGTCTTTCCTTCCGAGAGTCAAGGATGTTCGGTTTGAGGCCAACCTCAACTTTCTTATACCTTTTCGACGGATATCTTAACGGTGGTCCCATGCGCCCTAAGGTCGCTGTGCTCTTCAAGATGAAAAGCGGCCCCCTGAAGGAGCTGGAGAGGTATACGGATGTTGAAATTCTCCTCTATCCGAGCGTTGAAGAGCTCGGGGAGAAGATTGCCGAGTTCGACGGAATAATAGTTTCTCCGCTGAACCCGATCCCGCGCGAGGTTATCGAGAAGGCTGAGAGGCTGAAGGTGATAAGCTGCCACTCGGCCGGTTACGACCACGTTGATGTGAAGGCCGCGACGGAGAGGGGAATCTACGTCACAAAGGTTTCCGGCTGGTTGAGTGAGGCCGTTGCCGAGTTCGCCGTTGGATTAATGATAGCTCTCCTTAGGAAAATCCCTCACACCGACCGGTTTATTAGGGCGGGAGAATGGAAAAGTCATCGCGTAGTGTGGAGTCGTTTCAAGGAGATAGAAACGGTTTACGGGAAGACCGTCGGGATACTGGGAATGGGAGCCATAGGTAAGGCCATAGCAAGGCGCGTCAAGGCCCTCGGTACGGAAGTCGTTTACTGGTCGAGGAGCAGGAAGCCTGACATCGAAGAGGATGTTGGGGCCAGGTATCTTCCCCTAGAAGAGGTTCTCCAAAGGGCTGACATCATCGTCCTCGCACTTCCGGCGACGCCTGAAACTTACCACATAATCAACGAGGAGAGGCTTAAGCTTATGGAGGGGAAGTACCTCGTCAACATAGGGCGTGGAACCCTCGTGGACGAGAAGGCCGTCGTCAGGGCCCTAAAGGAAGGCAAGCTCAAGGGCTATGCAACCGACGTCTTTGAGAGGGAACCCGTCACGAAGCACGAGCTCTTTGGGATGGAGTGGACCACCGTCTTAACGCCGCACTACGCCGGCCTAAGCAAGGAGGCCATGGAGGACATGGGATTCCAGGCCGTTAGGAACCTGCTCGCCGTGCTTCGCGGTGAAGTGCCAAAGGATCTCGTGAACCGAGAAGTTCTTAAGGTTAGGCCTCCCGAGGAGGTTAAGATGCTCTGAGGAGGTGATTGGAATGCTCATTGAAATGCTTAGGGAAATAACCTCCATCCCCGGAATTTCGGGCTACGAGGAGAAGGTCAGGGAGAAGCTCAGGGAGTGGCTCGATCCATATGCCGATGCTACCATTGATGCAATTGGAAATCTAATCGTCGAGCTAGGAGATGGAGAGCTTAAAGCTATCTTCATGGCCCACATGGACGAGATTGGGCTCCTGATAACGGGCATCAGGGAGGACGGAAAACTGGTCTTCCGGAAGGTTGGTGGTATAGATGACCGCCTGCTTTACGGAAGGCACGTCGACGTGATAACGGAGGGCGGCAGGCTGGATGGCGTCATAGGGGCCATTCCCCCGCACCTCAACATAGATGGAAAGAGAGACATCGTTCCTTGGAACAAGCTCGCCATAGACATCGGTGCCGAGAGCAAGGAAGAGGCTCTCGAGATGGGCGTTAAAGTTTTAGATTTCGCGGTCTTCAAGAAGCACTTCGCCGTGCTGAACAACCGCTATGTCTCCACTCGCTCCC belongs to Pyrococcus yayanosii CH1 and includes:
- a CDS encoding carboxypeptidase M32, yielding MEGIFQNEIIKQILAKYRRIWAIGHAQSVLGWDMEVNMPKEGILERSVAQGELSVLSQEFLLKPDFVELVEKAKGIEDLNEYERGIVRVLDRSIRISKAFPPEFLRERSEVTSQATKAWEEAKKDDDYSKFEPWLDKIIDLAKRAAEYLGYEKEPYDALLDLFEEGLTTREVERMFEKLEKDLKPLLEKIMEEGKVPQSHILEKEKYEREQMERVNIWILQKFGFPLGVRARLDVSAHPFTTEFGIRDVRITTRYEGYDFRRTILSTVHEFGHALYELQQDDRFMFSPIAGGVSLGVHESQSRFWENIIGRSREFAELIYPILKENLPFMSGYTPEDVYLYFNIVRPDYIRTEADVVTYNFHILLRFKLERIMVSEEVKAKDLPELWNEEMERLLGIRPKTYREGILQDIHWAHGTIGYFPTYSIGTLLAAQLYYHVKRDIPDFEERIAKGDFEPIKAWLRERIHRWGSIYSPKELIKKAIGEDLNPEYFVKWVKERYL
- a CDS encoding antitoxin VapB family protein, producing the protein MAKTITISDDVYRELVRIKGDKSFSEILRELLKERKGNSHVLLRIFGILNEKEYKEVKKKLKELEEEFEKWGQSLIQM
- a CDS encoding type II toxin-antitoxin system VapC family toxin → MGAVLDTNVIIEVARGNETVLRDVLSIDSTFYITSVTKFEILIGIPRKKELLWFNILEELPFEGRAAEIAAYLHKKLKEMGNMLSLRDLFIAAICLVNDIPLVTLDEDFKILRDFGLEVHIIRRQ
- a CDS encoding ASCH domain-containing protein, which produces MEWEMGLQEEYIELIRTGKKKIEGRLYDEKRRQIKPGDIISFEGGKLKVRVKALRVYSSFREMLEKEGLENVLPGVDSIEEGVRVYRQFYDEEREKKYGVVAIEVEPIEEDK
- a CDS encoding geranylgeranyl reductase family protein; this translates as MKYDVLIIGGGPVGNYLAYLLAGDFRVAVVEKKGSFGGKACTGIIGAESFERLGLPKDAILNKFRGAVFYSRIRSFEVERKAPQAYLVDRKILEKTLAEKAIRRGAEYYMATTFIGFRNGRAVLQHLGKEFEVEATFYIGADGVNSAVAKAIGARTRAEFLTGFEVEVVGDFSRKDFVEVWVNKDMNPDFFFWVAPVNEGLARVGTFGSVDALARFLKVRMLKPEAVVEFKSGVVGFGTRRPWVRGNVALIGDAALQIKPTTAGGIVFGMVCAHALKNALLEDNLDAYEKACSWIRRQISFGLRFRRLFRRLSQDAIEEIFDVLGSEEARAIIEAQADFDDHLKTAKAILRRPRLLAKLIRISPSIVRALL
- the pcp gene encoding pyroglutamyl-peptidase I, yielding MKVLLTGFEPFGGESINPSWEAVKKVEVEGVELVKRKLPVSFKRVRGELPAIILEERPDVVILTGLAGGRPNITVERVAINVMDARMDDNDGYKPEDEPVVEGGPDAYFSTLPIKAIIKAHRNAGIPSAVSNTAGTYVCNTAMYVALHTVKTHGLDTIAGFIHVPYIPEQVLEKGAPSMPLDMIVKAIEIAVRVSVEHKLYRPER
- a CDS encoding DUF61 family protein, whose amino-acid sequence is MERATRIIEVEVARINSHLPRARKTLAQLLSEEEPSITLKDGSKHYFRREELQFIASLLDEGERETLRLPIILEISTVTREHFRVRGRTEVKVIQNVLGIEEDLEERSVLELPRYLLAKVRRALPTTTTYAFILE